Proteins from a genomic interval of Ananas comosus cultivar F153 unplaced genomic scaffold, ASM154086v1, whole genome shotgun sequence:
- the LOC109703821 gene encoding uncharacterized protein LOC109703821, with the protein MSNFWQTLTEGFNGMLKAGRSMTTKMSMTTERNEEELRRMHEEWMVKYEQTYANAEEKERRFVLFKESVENCDRYKEQYEGCRFAPGWLADRTKEEWDAILPPMKPMDNRWEEGKIVTRRGGRMTVTRRDVSKPPNCGEGCYTGRDVVSET; encoded by the coding sequence ATGTCGAATTTTTGGCAGACTCTAACTGAAGGCTTCAATGGCATGCTGAAGGCTGGTAGGAGCATGACCACCAAAATGAGCATGACCACCGAAAGGAATGAAGAAGAGCTCCGCCGCATGCATGAAGAATGGATGGTGAAGTATGAGCAAACATACGCGAATGCTGAGGAGAAGGAGCGGCGCTTCGTGCTCTTCAAAGAGTCGGTGGAGAATTGCGACCGTTACAAAGAGCAGTACGAAGGGTGCAGATTTGCACCAGGTTGGCTCGCTGATAGGACTAAAGAGGAGTGGGATGCCATATTGCCCCCTATGAAACCTATGGACAACAGATGGGAGGAGGGAAAGATAGTCACTAGGAGGGGGGGGAGAATGACAGTCACTCGGAGGGATGTCTCCAAGCCGCCCAATTGTGGCGAAGGCTGCTATACTGGGAGGGATGTCGTCTCCGAGACATAA